In Schizosaccharomyces osmophilus chromosome 1, complete sequence, the genomic window TGGGTACCGTTCAAATGACCAGTAGCGATCCAGTCACCAGCGTTGTAACGAGCCATATAACTCAAAGCAGCTTCCTCAGGTCCGATAGAAGCAGAAGGCTTTTGCCAGAGAGCCTCGACACCCATGGACAATTTAGGAGTAAGAGACTGGAGCATGGAAAGAATGTAAATACCAGTCAACTTGTCTTCATACCAAGGATTCATTGCTTTAACgctaaaagaaaagtccTTTCCTCTGTGGTCATGCTCGATTTGACACATGCTAGGGATAGTAGCATCGGCAAGTTGCATTTGAACCTTGGAAAGAACATTTGGGCTCCAAGCACAGTTCAACATGGCTTGCAAAGCACCGTCGTTGTCGACACTACCGCGGAGGAACACTGGCTCACCACCAAACATGGTGCTGAAAGAGTAAGGGGGTAACATTTGGCTACCAAGAGCAAATGCATGGGAAACAGTAAACCAAGGGTTAGTAGAGAATCCCTTTGTTACATCAGCACGAATACCGGTAAATGCATAGTTAGAAAGCAAGAGATCTTTCGAAACTTCCTTTGACAAATTTTCAGTAGTACCAGGGTTCGAAAGGTTCAATGAGGACTTGTAGCTGTCGATCTTGTCACCAACACGTCCAATCGAGGAAACAGC contains:
- the tom40 gene encoding mitochondrial TOM complex subunit Tom40, with amino-acid sequence MDYLQTAVSSIGRVGDKIDSYKSSLNLSNPGTTENLSKEVSKDLLLSNYAFTGIRADVTKGFSTNPWFTVSHAFALGSQMLPPYSFSTMFGGEPVFLRGSVDNDGALQAMLNCAWSPNVLSKVQMQLADATIPSMCQIEHDHRGKDFSFSVKAMNPWYEDKLTGIYILSMLQSLTPKLSMGVEALWQKPSASIGPEEAALSYMARYNAGDWIATGHLNGTQGDVTATFWRKLSEKVEAGVECQLSPVGLNRSAAMMIGPKPEGLTSVGLKYEFAQSIYRSQVDSKGKVGVYLERRLAPAITLAFSSEIDHPNRNAKVGLGLSMELPGSDEMIQQQQQLLSGQVPAAEPATPSA